In Silene latifolia isolate original U9 population chromosome X, ASM4854445v1, whole genome shotgun sequence, the following proteins share a genomic window:
- the LOC141621921 gene encoding protein FAR1-RELATED SEQUENCE 5-like: MRSITMLAKKSTRGEYGNNLSLVSIVEDNAVLPNGDSSNNSIYTSPTCSDEENDEFVSTLHYSSTPGGTEQWVRTVESDFTPKRGMFFLTLEDARVLQRSMHRLGFDVRRYTNAQYKGGVTVKSLVCNRQGYRDMKRKMRLEATNHEAGNLSTVENKDRRIRQPKKHALTRCGCKANMRLRTCEKTDDRPAGYIVDVFVDVHNHSLYSVKNREFQKLSRDVHDYIKRTIIDHTKLNIGPTLSFRILKEYSNGYQNIGASLLDFKNFKRNIKCYIGDNDAKMFIGHFKMLAETKGFYFAYDQDENKCLTKVIWADKEGINNYKLYGDTISFDPTYGTNKYFMVFTPFTGVDHNKKTVTFAAGLLDFESQHSFEWIFKKFLEAMGQQQPQCVITDQCPGIKKACPNVFNHSVHKYCMWHIMQKMPEKVGRAICNDTEFMTDINAVVWDVDLEPHEFEQNWKTVIEAHGMESNRWLKYVFAIRQKWIPAYFRDLPLGCLLRTTQRSESSNSYFKRFESHFGTLVEFWMRYNSAIEKDKGIHKGGWIMPMSIVCSRK, from the exons atgAGATCAATAACAATGTTAGCGAAGAAATCAACTCGCGGTGAATATGGAAACA ATCTTTCTCTTGTgtctattgttgaagacaatgcAGTCTTACCTAATGGGGATTCTTCTAATAACAGTATATACACCAGCCCAACCTGTTCAGACGAAGAAAACGATGAGTTTGTCTCAACTCTTCATTACAGCAGTACACCCGGGGGGACTGAGCAGTGGGTGAGGACTGTTGAGAGTGATTTTACGCCTAAACgtggcatgttctttcttaccttggaggatGCAAGAGTTCTACAAAGATCTATGCACCGGCTTggatttgatgtgagaaggtacacaaatgcgCAATATAAGGGGGGCGTCACCGTCAAATCACTGGTCTGTAACAGACAGGGGTATAGGGATATGAAAAGAAAAATGCGACTTGAAGCAACAAATCATGAAGCTGGTAATTTGAGTACAGTAGAGAACAAAGACCGGCGAATTAGACAGCCAAAGAAGCATGCTCTGACAAGGTGTGGCTGCAAGGCGAACATGAGGTTGAGAACCTGTGAAAAAACAGATGACAGACCGGCTGGGTATATTGTGGATGTCTTTGTAgacgttcacaatcactctctttactctgTCAAAAACAGGGAGTTCCAGAAGCTCTCAAGGGACGTCCATGACTACATTAAGAGgaccattattgatcatactaagctcaacataggtccaacattgagcttcagaattctcaaggaatactcaaatggttatcagaatatcggtgcctctttgctagacttcaaaaacttcaagcgaaatatcaagtgttacattggggataacgatgctaaaatgttcattgggcatttcaaaatgctggctgaaacaaaggggttctactttgcttatgatcaggatgagaacaaatgcttgacgaaggttatttgggctgataaggaagggataaacaactacaagttatatggagacacgatctcgtttgaccctacttatgggacaaacaaatatttcatggtgtttactcccttcaccggagtagaccacaacaagaagacggTGACTTTTGCAGCTGGGTTACTTGACTTTGAGAGTCAGCATTCATTTGAGTGGATTTTTAAAAAATTCCTCGAAGCAATGGGGCAGCAGCAACCTCAATGTGTAATTACAGACCAGTGCCCGGGAATTAAAAAAGCCTGCCCAAATGTCTTCAACCATTCTGTCCACAagtattgcatgtggcatatcatgcagaAAATGCCTGAGAAAGTGGGAAGGGCAATCTGCAATGATACGGAATTTATGACCGACATAAATGCCGTTGTGTGGGATGTCGACCTCGAGCCACACGAATTTGAACAGAACTGGAAGACTGTTATTGAAGCCCATGGTATGGAAAGCAACCGGTGGTTGAAGTATGTCTTTGCAATCAGACAAAAGTGGATACCAGCATACTTTCGGGATCTGCCTCTAGGTTGTTTGTTGCGAACAACCCAGAGATCCGAAAGTTCAAACAGCTATTTCAAGCGGTTTGAAAGCCATTTTGGAACCCTCGTCGAGTTTTGGATGAGGTACAATTCCGCAATAGAGAAAGACAAAGGCATACACAAAGGAGGATGGATAATGCCAATGAGCATAGTATGCTCGAGAAAGTAG